The Halanaerobium saccharolyticum subsp. saccharolyticum DSM 6643 genome segment GGATAATAACAATTCCAGAATCAATATCGGCAAGTGAAGAGGCAACTTTCACATTTTTGTCTTCTAATTTTTCAACAACCTGTGGATTATGAATTAGCGGACCCAGTGTATAAACATTTATTTCTTCATTTTCACCGGCAGCTTCTAAAACCATTTCAATAGCTCTTTCAACGCCAAAACAAAATCCAGCCTCTTCTGCTGTAATAACCTCCAGAACCTTCACCTCCTTCCAGCACAACACCAACAAGTACAGAATACCCGAAATAAACAGGGTACCTCTTAAACTTTTTTCTCTATTAAAGTCAAAAATCCTTCTTTAAATCGAAAAAAACTTAAAAAAATTGATAATTCAACGTTAATCAGTAATCATTATTCATAATTTAGTTGTTTTTGTATCTTATCTTTTATATATTTGGATGCTTTTTTTCGCTCTGCTTTAGATAATCTTCTTTTAGAAAACTGATCCATTGAAAAAGCTTCACCAATATTAATTGTAATTCTACCTTCTTTTTTTATGTTTTTAATTCCTATTGGTACAATTGGAGCACCACTTTTTATTGCAAGCATTACTGATCCTAATTTAGGATTACCAAGTTCCCCTTCCGCTCGTCTTGTACCTTCGGGAAATAAACCCAACACCTCTTGATCTTTAAGTACAGAAAGAGCTTTTTTTACAGCGGTAATATCATTTTTGCTGCGGTCAACTGGAAAAGCATCTGCTAAAAATAATACGAATCTCATAACAGGATTTTCAAACAGTTCTTTTTTAGCCATAAATCTTACAGGTCTTGAAAAAATAGCTACCAATAATGGTGGATCATAGGCACTAATGTGATTCGACATTAGAATTACCGGACCCTCATCTGGTAGATTTTTTTTACCTTTAACCTTAATTCTAAAAAATACTTTAAAAATAGCTAAAAGTGATAATCTGATACATTGATAGATAAATTTTTTCAATGGTTTTCACCCTCAATAAGCGAAATCATTTTTTTTAGGACCTCATCTATTGACAACTCAGTAGTATCGATTAAAACAGCATCCTCAGCTTTTTTAAGTGGAGAATGCTCTCGCTCACTATCTAATTTATCTCTACGGGCAATACTTTTTTTTATTTCTTCCAAATCAGCATCATTGTTTTTAGATTTTACTTCTTGATAACGTCTTTTGGCTCTTTCTGCAAGAGAAGCAGTCAAAAAGAATTTATGTTCAGCCTCAGGTAAAACCACTGTTGTAATATCTCTACCATCCATTACAACCCTGTTTTTCTGGGCAAGATTCTGCTGTTTTTCTACTAAAACTTTTCTTACACCCTTAACTGCAGCTATTTTAGAAACATGAGCATTTACCTCAGAACTTCTAATTTCTTGACTAACATTTTTATCATTTAAAATAATTTCACCATTTTTATTAAAAGTAATACTAATTTTTTTAGCTAATTTTATTAATTTTTCTTTATCATCAAAATCAATGTTCTCATTGATAGCAGCTAAGGTTACCGCTCTATACATCGCTCCAGTATCAAGATGAAGATAATTTAATTTTTTAGCCAGAAGTTTTGCTATAGTACTTTTGCCAGCTCCACCCGGGCCATCAATTGCAATTACATTTTTCATTAACTTTACCTCACCTTTTAAAAATATATTTAGTCAACTAAATCAGGTCTTAATTTCTTAGCATCTTTTAAATATTGATGTTTAACCTGATTTTTATTCTTTTCTCTATCAACATGTACTAATAATCTTATCATTTTTTTACTACTATTTTCAACCTTCATTTCCTGCATACATAAAATTGGAGTTATATTATATCCCAATTCTCTGAGAGCTTTGCCGGGATATGCCTTATTTAAGTCTGCAGTAGCAGTAGTGATAATGCTTATTAAGTCTTCCTCCTGCAGTGAATTCTCTTGCATTAAAGATTTCATTAGCTCTTTAGTAGCTGCAGATATGTTTTTAACTGTATTTGCTTCAACACTAATTGCTCCTCTTATAGCATACATTCTTTAGTCCTCCAGTTTACTAATCAAGTTTATTTAATTTGTTCAAAGCAACTTTTGCTGCTTCCTGTTCAGCTTCTTTTTTACTTGACCCCTGTCCAGAACCAAGACTATCTTCATTTAGCTTTACAGCCACTAAAAAAGTTTTGTTATGATCTGGACCTTCTTCATCTACTACTTCATATTCAGGCCGATCACTACCGTTTTCCTGAATTACTTCCTGCAGCATTGTCTTATAATCCTGTATATGATTACCCTCTGCTACATTTATAATATCTACTTTAAGTAAATGCAGAATAAAATCTGCGGCTGCTGTAAATCCCTGATCAAGGTATAAAGCACCAAAAATTGCTTCCATCGTATCTGCCAGTATAGAATCTCTTTCTCTACCACCTGTCATTTCTTCTCCTTTACCTAAAAAGAGATATTGACCAAGTTCAATTCTTTTAGCAACA includes the following:
- a CDS encoding lysophospholipid acyltransferase family protein, which produces MKKFIYQCIRLSLLAIFKVFFRIKVKGKKNLPDEGPVILMSNHISAYDPPLLVAIFSRPVRFMAKKELFENPVMRFVLFLADAFPVDRSKNDITAVKKALSVLKDQEVLGLFPEGTRRAEGELGNPKLGSVMLAIKSGAPIVPIGIKNIKKEGRITINIGEAFSMDQFSKRRLSKAERKKASKYIKDKIQKQLNYE
- the cmk gene encoding (d)CMP kinase; translated protein: MKNVIAIDGPGGAGKSTIAKLLAKKLNYLHLDTGAMYRAVTLAAINENIDFDDKEKLIKLAKKISITFNKNGEIILNDKNVSQEIRSSEVNAHVSKIAAVKGVRKVLVEKQQNLAQKNRVVMDGRDITTVVLPEAEHKFFLTASLAERAKRRYQEVKSKNNDADLEEIKKSIARRDKLDSEREHSPLKKAEDAVLIDTTELSIDEVLKKMISLIEGENH
- the aroH gene encoding chorismate mutase, whose protein sequence is MYAIRGAISVEANTVKNISAATKELMKSLMQENSLQEEDLISIITTATADLNKAYPGKALRELGYNITPILCMQEMKVENSSKKMIRLLVHVDREKNKNQVKHQYLKDAKKLRPDLVD
- the rnc gene encoding ribonuclease III, whose translation is MDQLFNQKKIEEFENALDLNFDDKILVQRALTHKSFPNENRTLNLKDNERLEFLGDSVLSLSVSTYIFNTFSDLPEGELAKMRAVIVSAPILADVAKRIELGQYLFLGKGEEMTGGRERDSILADTMEAIFGALYLDQGFTAAADFILHLLKVDIINVAEGNHIQDYKTMLQEVIQENGSDRPEYEVVDEEGPDHNKTFLVAVKLNEDSLGSGQGSSKKEAEQEAAKVALNKLNKLD